AACTTTTTAACATTTATACTCACCTTCATACACATTAGTGAGGTTGTAATGCATATTTGATTTCTTAATTCAGGCATCAGCAAGCTACCCTCAGCCTACTCAGGTGTGCAAACATTTTTGATCAAAGAAGGTCTTAGTAAAAATAGGATCTTGAAGGTAATGATAAGTATTACCAAAAAACAATTTGGGAacaactgaattgtacactttgtAGGACCCTTATAAAAGGtctgtgctgtggtctgaatgtttatatTGGCTCCTTTTGCCTTTCCACCGTGTGAGGATGCAGGAAGAAGACACCATTTACAAATCAGTGAGTGAGCCCTCACCACACAATAAATCTACAGGAGACTTGATCTTAGActttttagcctccagaactgtgagcaaggaatttctattgtttttaattacCCAGCCTAAGGCATTTTGTTATACAGGCTCAAATGGTCTAAGAGAGTCTGTCtatattcatatacacatatgtataatatacaggCACATTGATACTGACCCTAAGAATCATAAAGATCAATCTTACATAGATGCTGTCAGCATAGGTCTCAGATCCTTCAATGTAGCCTCGATTCCAGGTATTCTCTCCGATTTTCAGACTGTGCCAGAAAATGTGTCCATATTTGGAGTTTTAATATGTATGTATtactttgttttagaaaatattattgatttttaaattattgttactAAAGTAATAGGCATTCCAAGAGAGCAAGCTTCAGTTCATGGTCATTAATTGTGCAGTAGGATTATGTGGAACAAGATGGGAATTATATATAGCATTGGTAACATGTGTTCCTAGAAATTCATTAACACATGgatttttgaaatatgaaaacagCAATCTGCTTGAAGGTTTTCATAGTAGTCAAAGATCAGTATGGACATTTGCAAGCCTTCCCAAAGATGGCTGGACAAAATAAAGGGAGTGAAcgttattgttttcttttactggaagatttcttttgtctgattagTAATATGGATACTGTgagcttctgaaagaaaaaaaatctttccaaacAGATGGAAttcatttaaataagaaaagtaagAGGAGTGCAGACAGAAGTGCAATGGCTCTTGCTATTATCATATGAAAGTACTGTCTAGATCATATGACTAACAGCCAAGCCAGCCAGCCATGATGTCCCATGTTATAATAGTCCACTGCTGAACATTTCACATGGACCATGTGTGGAGTTTTTAAACCTTTCTGACTTTTATGAAATACTGCATTACTATTATTGGTGTTATTATAGTTATCAccttacttcatattatgtttctTCTGACAAACTTTAAATTATCATACAGATGTTAATATCCACCGTTCAACAAAGCACATGCACCACATACTTGTAAAATAAGCTCCATGTGTTTAAGGTTGcaatgaacctcttttctttaaccAGCACTATCACTCAGTAACAGAGCTAGCCATctccatgtatgtatgtgtgtatgtgtgtatgcatccATAATAATGGATTAGGACTCTTTCATTGCAAAAGAAGAGGAATCAAGTTTATTTAACTTTAGAAAGAAAGGGATATTGCTAATTAAGACACAAAGACATCCTATGTCTGAATCTGAGCATCTTCTTTGAAAATCTGcttactcattctttctcttttgactgtctttctttgccttccaGCAACATGTGGATTTATGATGACATCCTATAGCTTCTGGGTTTAGGCTTTGTCATTCAACAAACCAACTTAGACTGGACTCCTCTTTTCATCCCAATTTGAAAATGCCTGGAAAAAGAGTTTGATTGTATGAGCTAGGTCAAACAAAGTTATTGGACTTCTAATCCAATAACTTTGGTCAAGGGGGTAGGATCCAGAAAAAATATGGCTCCTGAGGTTGCCAGGCATGTAAATAAGAGAAGCATTGAAGAGTCAAAAGGCATCTTTATAAGCTAAGCAGACTATTCCAAATGTTACAGTCATAAATAACTAGTAATGTATGgcaatttatattttacaaagatgcatatgtattttcaaattttatctcatttgatcctcacaacaccCTTCAGTAGACGTAGATATCATTATTCTTatatttcagatgaggaaacagaaagtaCAAAGACTTAGAGACACAGCTGGACTACGAAGGAGCTACTACCAAACCTCAGGTTTTCTGATTCGAAATTCAGCACTCTTCTTCCTGTTCTATGGGAACAGTAGTTTCCGATTTTGTCAGAGTATgaataaaacttgaaaacaggtttctgatctttttttttttcctaaaacaggACCTCTATTTTCTTTCCTGAGAAGGTTCCCCTCCCCACACTCTGACCAAATGTAACTGGGGTTCCTCCAGTGATTGTCCCACATGTGGTCACAGGCAATTTACCAACAAGATTTACCATGAAGAGTCTGCTTTATTCAACTTTTCCTGCCATTGCTTTCTTCATTAATTCCACTGCCACTGATGGGCTCTGAAGACACTCATTGTTGCCTCCATAGGCAGAGACCATCCTCGGGTAGCAGATATTCTTTCCAAAGGAGCTgtgtctgctgtttccagaaCTGCCTTCTTTGAAGTTGCAGAGCCATGCTGAGATTCCTGTGTATGAGGTAATGGCCTTCCATGCCTCTCATCACACCATTTCACCTGTGCCGTGATGCAGCTCTGCTTGAGCCCAGTCTCACCAGGTGTGTCAAGTGTAAATTTCCTCTTTTAATTCTGACCTCTCTCTTAATAGCATTTCCAATAAAGTAAAAGAGAACATATAGACAGGAAACACGATCCTGGACATCCCTGgcacctctctgtctctcccatgcactacttttctttcattcattcgtcgccctttcatgtatttattcaccCAGAGAATGATTCTTGTTTAGTGCTTACCATATGCCTTGTGTCGAGAGACACAGTGGTCAACTGGAGAGTCAAGGTTTCTCCCCTCATTGGGCTCACTTCTAGTtaagagaggggagggaaaacAAACACATGAGCAAATAAAGAGAATGATTTCTGATAGGAAGAAAATATATCAGGGTATTGGGGATGTTAGTATCTAGTGAGGTAAAGGGGAAACTTAGATGGGCCTCTTTTGAAGAATTGACCATCTATAACTCCAATTTATGTAAAACGTATCATTTTTGCAAAGAGAGGCAAGTGGAAAACTTCAGGCCCAGGAAAGAATGAGTATAAAGACTTTGAAGAGGAAATAGCTTGGTGTCTTTGAGGAAAAAGAAGACTAGAGTCTTAGGAGAGTAGCAAGAGGTAAGGTCAGAAAGGTAGAGAGAAACTAGGTCATGGAGAGTTTTGTAGTCTACAGAAAGAAAGTTAAATCTTACCGTAAGTGCAATGAAAAAACACCAAAAGTTTTTCGGCAGATAGCATAACAGTTTTAAATGATCATTATGGCTGTTGTagggaaaataaaacattggCATTAAGAAAAccctattccttccttccttataccataaataaatgaataaagaaagaggtttgattggctcttggtctgcaggctgtacaggaagcatggtgccagcatctccTCAGCTTCTGGAGAGGTCTCagagagcttttactcatggtggaaggtgaagcaggaataAGCACATTACATGGTCAGAGTAGGAGCAAGAgcagaggggaggtgccacacacttttaaatgaccaaatgtcatgagaactcactatcacaaagacagcaccaagggcatggtgctaaaccattcatggtGCTAAACCActgccatgatccaatcacctcctaccagaccCCACTTCCatcactggggattacaatttgacatgaaagTTAGAGGGGACACATATGCAAACTACGTCAATGTGGGATCCTAAAAGCCTCTAAGTTTAGTCTGTAGCCTATTGTCATTGGGAAGTCTTGGAGGTTTTAAAACAATGGTGAGTACTCAGACttgtattttagaaagatcactgtGGCTGCAGTGCATAAAATAACTTGAAGGAAGGCAAGGATACCAGTTAGGTGTTGGTTGTATTAAAGATCCAGAACAGATAAGATGGTGACTTGAACAAAATATGGTGACAGTAGATGGATTGCagagatattaaagaaaaaaaaattaaccagagcTAGTGATTAATTGGATGTGGGGGTGGGAGAAAAGAGAGTGGGCTCTATAATATTAAAACACCACACCTCCATAAATTTTACACAATGACAATATGTAGAGTTTTAATACCATTCTGATTGTTATTAATTACCATTATTGGCATCATTATTCTTATCActtcatattttattatcttgCTGGGACTAGATGAATTCATGTTATTTAGAGAGACAGCATGATATAGTGAAAAGTGCAGGGTCTTGGGAGACAAAAGAAAGATTGTTATGCAATGACGCCTTGATCCTGTAGTAGCAAGTGAATTTGGGCAAGATGTATGACTTCTCCAAGACTGTTTTCTCACCTTTTAAATGAACATAGCAATTTCTCCTCTGCTGGTGAAACAGGGGAAGTTTATGCTAAGTGTCTGACTTAGTGCTTCATTGCTTGACATACAGTGGTTGCCCAATTAATGGtcgctattattattacattcatATAGCACTTAATTTGACAAGCCAAATGACCATTTAGTTGGTTATTTTTCAGagcaattttttgaaataatggagaagataatgaaaatggATGAAGCTATTAAGGCAGGTGAGTGATAGAGGGATTCATATTGTAGCTTCTACCCTAGTCTACCATGGGTATTACAGAGaaataatcatatatatttaagttCAACAGTCTATGTGCAGGGTATTCTGCCTATGCATAGCAGATCATTTTGCAAAGGATGTAAGACTCTAATTTTTCCACAATTAGGCAGGTTGTTAAtggatattttataaatttttaaagacaagttTCATTGTCAAGGAAGTTTAAGAAATGCTGGGATTTGTTAAACCAGTTCCTTTTCT
The Symphalangus syndactylus isolate Jambi chromosome 7, NHGRI_mSymSyn1-v2.1_pri, whole genome shotgun sequence genome window above contains:
- the LOC129485881 gene encoding putative uncharacterized protein LINC02906; the encoded protein is MRTPKRTRSPKRKVSPMRGETLTLQLTTVSLDTRHMVKWCDERHGRPLPHTQESQHGSATSKKAVLETADTAPLERISATRGWSLPMEATMSVFRAHQWQWN